In Providencia hangzhouensis, the DNA window CTTCTGAGGTATAGTTAGCAATATCAATTGCCGCCTGAACAGTCCGTTCAATAGCTTCAGGGCTTAAATCTGTTGAAGACGCACTGCCTTTACGTTGTTGATAATAAACAGTGATCCCTAGCGCTCCATCACTGTTAAACTCAACATTTTCGACTTCCCCTTGGCGGGTACTTACACTAATCCCAGTGCTTTTGTTTACTGCGACTTCCGCAGCATCACAACGTGTTTTAGCAAATTCTAATGCGTGCGCGACGGCTTCTTCGAGTTTTTTACGTTGTTCGGTGACTTGTTCAGTTACACTCATGCTTTAGTCCAATCAATAATGTGGGGGAAACGTGATTTTCTGCCCTAACAAGCAAATGCTAGGTAGTCATAGAGGGGTTTTCCCAGTTACAATATATAATAGATGAATGTTAACACTCACAACACAGTAAATCATATTAATTACGCGTAATTAAACCACTGTGTTCGGTAAAAAGGAAAATCGATATGGCCAAACAGCCTGATGACTGGCTGGATGATATCCCAGCGCCGCAAGACGAAGAAGACGAGGAAATCATTTGGGTCAGTAAAAGCGAAATTAAACGCGATGCTGAGATCCTCAAAAAGTTAGGGGCTGAGCTCGTTGATTTAAGTAAAAGTGAATTAGAACGCATCCCGTTAGATACTCAATTACTTGAAGCCATTGAACTTGCCCAAAAAATCAAACGTGAAGGCCGTCGCCGCCAATTGCAATTGATTGGTAAGTTATTACGTTCACGTGAGGTTGAGCCCATTACTGAGGCTCTGGACAAGCTTAAAAACCGCCACAACCAGCAAGTGGTAATTTTACATAAACTGGAAGACTTACGTACCCGTTTATTAGATGGCGGTGATGAAGTCATTGAAGACGTGGTTGCCCTGTTCCCACAAACAGACAGGCAACAACTGCGTGCATTAGTCCGTAATGCAAAAAAAGAGCGTGAAGGCAACAAACCGCCGAAAGCTTATCGCCAAATCTTTCAATATTTGAAAGATCTCTCTGAAATGGCTTAATGAATTATCCCCTATGCTACGGCTAGGGGATTTTTTTTTGTAAATTAAGCAATAATCTGAAAAAGCCAGAAGCGTGTTGATAGCGCTGCCGAAACAACCTATCATGCCATTGTTAGACATACTCTGACCCGTATTATCGCGGCTGCTGAACCCCGATAAATAATGAGGAAGATATGGATAATACCCGAAATAGAGCATGGCGCAGAGCCAAAGCTCGAATCAATAAATCCCGTGATCAACTAAATTCACGACTAGTTGACTGCTATACACCTGAAAAAAACTGGAAACAGATGTACGATCGAAGCGAAAAAATGATCCGTGCAGCCCAATTAGGTATGGCATACCCGCAAGTAAGTAATATACAGCTTGCCCGTATTAGCCTTGAAGAGATACACAACAACTCGTGAATATTTTATTCATTTGCAGTAAAAACCAATGGCGTAGTCCAACCGCTGAACAGATCTGGCGCAACCATGAAAGTTGGGTCACCCGTTCAGCGGGAACGAGCCGCAATGCGAAGCGCCCTGTTAATGCGGATTTAATCCGCTGGGCAGATGTAATTTTTGTGATGGAGCAAAAACATAAAAACCGCTTAAAAGCAGATTTCCCCCGCCTTTTGGAATACAAACCGCTTCATGTTCTGGATATTCCTGATGATTACCCATATATGGACCCAGAGTTGATTGAAATACTCAAAACCAGTGTGCCTAGTATTCTTACCAACCATAACTAGCTAAAATGCGTTTTGATCGTATCAAGTAGTGTTTTGAACTCAGTATAGCCTTCTCTATCAAGGAAATGCCCAGCAGATTCCTCAATAATAACCTGTGTTTTTAAGGCCTCTGCCAATGCTTTCGAAGACCCCGGCGACACAATTTCATCATTGGTTGATATAATCGATATTCGATTATTTGCCACTTTTATGAGTTCGTCATAATTCAATGGTTCAACGGTGTGAGGCTGTAATTCAGGCAATGTAGGCTGTTCTTCGTCAAACCCTGATACCAATACATAACCTGCCACCGATTGCCCTGCATGTTGAAGAAACCGCAATGCAGTAACGCAACCTAAGCTATGGCCAATCAAAATCGTATTTTCATCAATATCAAAAGGTAAATGCTGCAAGCGCTGCTGCCACCTTTCAGGGTTGGGGGCTAAAGAGTCAGGCATGGTGGGGACGTTAACAAAAGCGCCTAAGGCTTCAAGCTCTGATTTCAACCATGGAAACCAATTTTTTTCAGGGGATGCCGTGTAGCCATGAACAATAAGAAATTTTTTTTCTTTTAGTGGAAATGCAGTGCAAGTAACGTTATTCATCCTAAAGACCCCTATCAGCTCAGTTATCTTATTTAGACTTTACCATGAGTGATAGGAATATTAGTTAGAGCTTTTTGTTATATCTAAAGCAAAAATAAACTCTTCTTCCCACATGTCTTGTGCGTCATTCATCACATCAATAACATCTGCGAATTTTATACGTTGTTCCGCGGTCATATGTGAAAACGTGATGGTTACAGGTAACTCAATGCCTGCGGAAACCATGTCCCACAAAGCATCAAGATTATGACCAAACCAATCAGGAAGGGAAAATTGTTGAGCAAATTGGTCATAAAAATCATTCAATGAGTTTATCTGCCTGAAATCAAAGCTCACCTGTTTGCTCATCACGGTATTTCCTTTAGTTGACTTGTGTAAAGCTCTTATAATGGTCATGAGTCACAAAAATCATCCCATCTGATGAGTATAGCAAA includes these proteins:
- a CDS encoding RBBP9/YdeN family alpha/beta hydrolase, translated to MNNVTCTAFPLKEKKFLIVHGYTASPEKNWFPWLKSELEALGAFVNVPTMPDSLAPNPERWQQRLQHLPFDIDENTILIGHSLGCVTALRFLQHAGQSVAGYVLVSGFDEEQPTLPELQPHTVEPLNYDELIKVANNRISIISTNDEIVSPGSSKALAEALKTQVIIEESAGHFLDREGYTEFKTLLDTIKTHFS
- the yjgA gene encoding ribosome biogenesis factor YjgA, whose amino-acid sequence is MAKQPDDWLDDIPAPQDEEDEEIIWVSKSEIKRDAEILKKLGAELVDLSKSELERIPLDTQLLEAIELAQKIKREGRRRQLQLIGKLLRSREVEPITEALDKLKNRHNQQVVILHKLEDLRTRLLDGGDEVIEDVVALFPQTDRQQLRALVRNAKKEREGNKPPKAYRQIFQYLKDLSEMA
- a CDS encoding low molecular weight protein tyrosine phosphatase family protein, which gives rise to MNILFICSKNQWRSPTAEQIWRNHESWVTRSAGTSRNAKRPVNADLIRWADVIFVMEQKHKNRLKADFPRLLEYKPLHVLDIPDDYPYMDPELIEILKTSVPSILTNHN
- a CDS encoding barstar family protein; translated protein: MSKQVSFDFRQINSLNDFYDQFAQQFSLPDWFGHNLDALWDMVSAGIELPVTITFSHMTAEQRIKFADVIDVMNDAQDMWEEEFIFALDITKSSN